Proteins encoded by one window of Nicotiana tabacum cultivar K326 chromosome 10, ASM71507v2, whole genome shotgun sequence:
- the LOC107774428 gene encoding growth-regulating factor 1-like, which yields MMSTAARSRFPFTANQWQELEHQALIYKYMVSGMPVPPDLLYTIRRSMDSSLSSKLVLHQPHHIGWNCFQMGFGKKIDPEPGRCRRTDGKKWRCSKEAYPDSKYCERHMHRGRNRSRKPVEIMTTTSTNTSTTTRPISTATNTTAPTAISISSINKNTNNISSSSPTSSLHSFSYLSSTHEPHQYPFLYPHSSSSRPSPAAIGLESSAYSRNGYGDGMKEDVDEHIFFSETSGTVRSTCGSNSVDDTWQLSPLTMASPMKQRTYSLSQNTGHSASSYLQLQSLNESSKDHHHQYYNDAKSIKLETEDQQHQPKKVMHHFFDEWPKDNKDSWLDSEDKFSGLSKTQLSISIPNPSHDFFITTNEK from the exons ATGATGAGTACTGCAGCAAGAAGTCGATTTCCATTCACAGCAAATCAATGGCAAGAACTTGAACATCAAGCTCTTATTTACAAGTACATGGTTTCTGGAATGCCTGTTCCACCTGATCTTCTTTATACTATCAGAAGAAGCATGGATTCTTCCCTTTCGTCAAAGCTCGTTCTCCACCAACCTCACCACA TTGGATGGAACTGTTTTCAAAtgggatttgggaagaaaataGATCCAGAGCCAGGGAGATGTAGAAGAACAGATGGTAAAAAATGGAGATGTTCAAAAGAAGCTTATCCAGATTCCAAATACTGTGAAAGACACATGCACAGAGGCAGAAACCGTTCAAGAAAGCCTGTGGAAATTATGACAACAACATCAACTaacacatcaacaacaacaagaccTATTTCTACTGCTACTAATACTACAGCTCCAACAGCAATTTCCATCTCATCAATCAACAAAAACACAAACAATATTTCCTCTTCTAGCCCCACTTCTTCCCTTCACTCTTTTTCTTATTTGTCATCAACTCATGAACCCCACCAATATCCTTTCCTTTATCCTCATTCTTCTTCCTCTAGACCATCCCCTGCTGCCATTGGTTTGGAATCTTCTGCTTACTCCAG AAATGGATATGGAGATGGAATGAAGGAGGATGTAGATGAGCATATTTTCTTCTCAGAAACTTCAGGGACAGTGAGAAGTACATGTGGTTCAAATTCAGTGGATGATACTTGGCAATTATCTCCATTAACAATGGCTTCACCAATGAAACAGAGGACTTACTCTCTATCACAGAATACAGGACactcagcttcttcttacttacaaCTTCAAAGCTTAAATGAATCATCAAAAGATCATCATCATCAGTATTATAATGATGCCAAAAGTATAAAATTAGAGACAGAAGATCAGCAGCACCAGCCTAAGAAAGTAATGCACCATTTTTTTGATGAATGGCCAAAAGACAACAAAGATTCTTGGCTTGATTCTGAGGATAAATTTTCAGGCCTTTCCAAAACTCAACTCTCAATTTCAATACCAAATCCCTCACATGACTTCTTCATCACTACTAATG AGAAATGA